A genomic window from Yoonia rosea includes:
- a CDS encoding J domain-containing protein: protein MKKDDPFGFDMSVSSSKKKNPRGRRGMSGASETSTRVCDHEGCEEAGKYRAPKSPDVLDDYFWFCQQHVREYNLKWNFFDTTSEAELAAQMDSDRVWDRPTKPFKRTVEEAAWARLGVDDPHQVLGENATRNPGRGAAVGRKLPPTERRAIEILDAKDNMSKQEIRKAYKALIKVLHPDMNGGDRSQEEQLSEVVWAWDQIKVSRNFRDKD, encoded by the coding sequence ATGAAAAAAGATGATCCCTTTGGTTTCGACATGTCCGTGTCGAGTTCGAAGAAAAAAAACCCGCGCGGGCGGCGTGGGATGTCCGGTGCGTCCGAGACATCAACGCGGGTTTGTGATCATGAGGGCTGTGAAGAGGCGGGCAAGTATCGCGCGCCGAAGTCACCCGATGTTCTGGATGATTACTTCTGGTTCTGTCAGCAGCACGTGCGTGAGTACAATCTGAAGTGGAACTTTTTCGACACGACATCCGAGGCCGAGCTGGCCGCGCAGATGGACAGTGACCGCGTGTGGGATCGCCCGACCAAGCCCTTCAAACGCACGGTCGAAGAGGCCGCATGGGCGCGCTTGGGGGTCGATGACCCGCATCAAGTGCTGGGTGAGAACGCGACCCGCAATCCAGGCCGTGGTGCTGCTGTCGGGCGCAAACTGCCTCCGACAGAGCGGCGCGCAATCGAGATTCTTGACGCCAAGGACAACATGTCGAAACAGGAAATCCGCAAAGCCTATAAGGCTTTGATCAAGGTTCTGCACCCTGACATGAACGGCGGCGACCGCAGCCAGGAAGAACAACTGTCAGAGGTTGTCTGGGCGTGGGATCAGATCAAGGTCAGCCGTAACTTCCGCGACAAAGACTAA
- a CDS encoding BolA family protein, protein MALETEIRAALGGLAPEHLDVINESALHSGHSGDDGSGESHWRIVIKAASLDNMSRIARHRAIHSALGQDIIGRIHALAIDIQ, encoded by the coding sequence ATGGCACTTGAAACAGAAATTCGCGCAGCGCTTGGCGGGCTTGCGCCCGAGCATCTTGACGTGATCAACGAAAGTGCCTTGCACAGCGGACATTCTGGCGATGACGGTTCAGGCGAAAGCCATTGGCGTATCGTGATCAAGGCCGCAAGTCTGGACAATATGTCGCGTATTGCACGCCACCGCGCGATCCACAGCGCGCTGGGTCAGGATATTATCGGGCGCATCCACGCCCTTGCCATCGATATTCAGTAA
- a CDS encoding DUF4177 domain-containing protein, whose product MTYEYKVVPAPLRGLKAKGVKSAEDRFALALETAMNDLARDGWEYLRADTLPSEQREGLMSKTTVYQNMLVFRRTKEIAKTPRPAPAVSAQAPKPTVQKKIVAPAKPEAEKPSPPPPDVAAQ is encoded by the coding sequence ATGACCTATGAATACAAAGTCGTTCCTGCTCCGCTGCGCGGGCTCAAAGCCAAAGGCGTGAAATCCGCAGAAGACCGGTTTGCGCTGGCGCTGGAAACCGCGATGAACGACCTTGCCCGCGACGGCTGGGAATACTTGCGCGCAGACACGCTTCCGAGCGAACAACGCGAGGGTTTGATGAGCAAGACGACTGTCTATCAAAACATGCTTGTGTTTCGTCGCACAAAAGAGATCGCCAAAACGCCGCGCCCTGCACCAGCGGTCAGCGCACAGGCCCCTAAGCCAACGGTGCAGAAGAAAATCGTTGCACCGGCAAAGCCCGAGGCAGAGAAACCATCGCCCCCCCCACCCGATGTTGCGGCCCAGTAA
- the gatB gene encoding Asp-tRNA(Asn)/Glu-tRNA(Gln) amidotransferase subunit GatB, whose translation MLDLTYEAPTPKVIAGATSDWELVIGLEVHAQVATKAKLFSGASTQFGAEPNSNVAFVDAGMPGMLPVINEGCVAQAVKTGLGLNAQINLVSAFDRKNYFYPDLPQGYQISQLYHPIVGEGEVLVEMGNGQARKVRIERIHLEQDAGKSIHDMDPHMSFVDLNRTGVALMEIVSRPDIRGPEEAAAYVLKLRQILRYLGTCDGNMQNGNLRADVNVSVCRPGDYEKYQATQDFSHLGTRCEIKNMNSMRFIQMAIDYEARRQIALIEDGKEVVQETRLYDPDKNETRSMRSKEEAHDYRYFPDPDLLPLEIEQAWVDDIKAALPELPDQKKARFIKDFGLSDYDASVLTAEVVNAEYFEKVAEGRDGKLAANWVINELFGRLKKEDHSIEDSPVSAAQLGELIGLIKAGDISGKIAKDVFEICYTTGRNPAEIVETEGMKQVTDTGAIEAAVDEIIAANPAQVEKAQANPKLVGWFVGQVMKATGGKANPAAVNQIVSAKLGI comes from the coding sequence ATGCTCGACCTCACCTATGAAGCCCCGACCCCCAAAGTGATTGCTGGCGCCACCAGCGATTGGGAACTGGTGATCGGCCTTGAGGTGCACGCGCAGGTCGCGACCAAAGCCAAGCTTTTCTCGGGCGCGTCCACGCAATTCGGCGCAGAACCCAACAGCAACGTGGCATTCGTTGATGCAGGCATGCCGGGCATGTTGCCTGTGATCAACGAAGGTTGTGTCGCACAAGCGGTGAAAACAGGTCTGGGGCTGAACGCTCAGATCAATTTGGTGTCGGCCTTTGACCGCAAGAACTATTTCTATCCCGACCTGCCGCAGGGTTATCAGATTTCCCAGCTTTACCACCCGATTGTCGGTGAAGGTGAAGTCTTAGTCGAAATGGGCAACGGTCAGGCGCGCAAGGTACGGATCGAGCGTATCCACCTTGAACAGGACGCAGGTAAATCCATCCACGACATGGACCCGCATATGTCCTTTGTGGACCTCAACCGCACCGGTGTGGCGCTGATGGAGATTGTCAGCCGCCCCGATATTCGCGGCCCCGAAGAGGCTGCGGCCTATGTGCTCAAACTGCGCCAGATCCTGCGCTATCTGGGCACCTGCGACGGCAACATGCAGAACGGCAACCTGCGCGCCGACGTCAACGTGTCGGTCTGCCGCCCCGGCGATTACGAAAAATATCAGGCGACGCAGGATTTCAGCCACCTTGGCACCCGCTGCGAGATCAAGAACATGAACTCGATGCGCTTTATCCAGATGGCGATTGATTATGAGGCCCGCCGCCAGATCGCACTGATCGAGGACGGCAAAGAGGTGGTCCAGGAAACCCGCCTTTATGATCCCGACAAGAACGAGACACGCTCCATGCGGTCCAAGGAAGAGGCGCATGACTACCGCTACTTCCCTGATCCCGATTTGCTGCCTTTGGAGATCGAGCAAGCTTGGGTGGATGACATCAAAGCCGCACTGCCCGAGCTGCCCGACCAGAAAAAAGCACGTTTTATCAAAGACTTTGGCCTGTCCGACTATGATGCGTCGGTTTTGACCGCAGAAGTGGTAAACGCAGAATATTTTGAAAAAGTCGCAGAAGGGCGCGACGGAAAACTTGCCGCCAACTGGGTCATCAACGAACTTTTCGGACGTCTGAAAAAAGAAGACCACAGCATTGAGGACAGCCCTGTGTCAGCCGCACAACTGGGCGAGCTGATTGGTCTGATCAAGGCAGGCGACATCAGCGGCAAAATTGCCAAGGATGTGTTTGAAATCTGCTACACAACGGGCCGTAACCCTGCCGAAATCGTCGAAACCGAAGGCATGAAACAGGTCACCGATACAGGTGCGATCGAGGCTGCGGTGGACGAGATTATCGCCGCCAACCCCGCACAGGTGGAAAAAGCGCAGGCCAACCCGAAACTCGTGGGCTGGTTTGTGGGGCAAGTCATGAAAGCAACCGGCGGCAAGGCAAACCCTGCGGCTGTGAACCAGATCGTATCGGCGAAATTGGGCATTTAA
- a CDS encoding 1-acyl-sn-glycerol-3-phosphate acyltransferase, which produces MEDRIEPLIAERAPWLYSNRLGTGIARRCLHRLLGYDKTVEIATSLQDAPANEIMDQMAARLSTMVTASGLGHIPTHGPALIVANHPTGIADGIILHGLIAAMRPDAYFFANRDILRVFPQMDAMIAPVEWRKEHRSHAKTRATMAYVREATAAGRLGIIFPSGRLAKRRGLRLHERPWMASAAMLAHKFDVPVIPVNIQARNSALFYLFDKIHPTMRDITLFHETLNKARQPFQVTVGEPISSAAIPRNSEDGIAMLRRATLALGGKHAPAVNLVSTSRAWARRTQLD; this is translated from the coding sequence ATGGAAGACCGGATTGAACCGCTGATCGCTGAACGCGCGCCTTGGCTGTATAGCAATAGGCTTGGCACAGGTATCGCCAGACGATGCCTGCACAGGTTGCTGGGATACGATAAAACCGTCGAAATCGCCACATCTCTGCAAGATGCGCCCGCCAATGAGATCATGGATCAAATGGCCGCGCGCCTCTCAACAATGGTCACGGCCAGCGGCCTTGGGCATATTCCGACCCATGGACCTGCGCTCATTGTTGCCAACCACCCCACGGGAATCGCCGACGGGATCATCCTGCATGGCTTGATCGCAGCAATGCGGCCTGACGCCTATTTCTTTGCCAATCGTGATATCCTGCGGGTTTTTCCGCAGATGGACGCGATGATTGCGCCGGTTGAATGGCGCAAAGAACACCGCAGCCATGCCAAAACCCGCGCAACGATGGCTTATGTGCGCGAAGCCACCGCCGCTGGCCGCCTTGGGATCATCTTTCCTTCGGGGCGTCTGGCAAAACGGCGCGGCCTGCGCCTGCATGAGCGTCCGTGGATGGCATCGGCTGCAATGCTGGCGCACAAGTTTGATGTGCCCGTGATCCCCGTCAACATTCAGGCCCGCAATTCTGCGCTCTTTTATTTGTTTGACAAAATACACCCGACGATGCGCGACATCACCCTGTTCCACGAGACCCTGAATAAAGCACGGCAGCCCTTTCAGGTCACGGTGGGCGAGCCGATCTCTTCCGCAGCGATCCCGCGCAATTCCGAAGACGGGATCGCCATGTTGCGCAGGGCAACACTGGCTTTGGGGGGCAAACACGCGCCTGCAGTGAACCTTGTGTCAACATCGCGCGCTTGGGCACGCCGCACGCAACTTGACTAG
- the pepN gene encoding aminopeptidase N, with translation MKNPAPQTIYLSDYTPPAYLVDSVHLTFKLGATDTRVISRIAFRPNPDATSKEFFLHGQDLRFVSAMIDGAPITPDLSAEGLRYDAPDAPFVFEAEVEISPSTNTSLEGLYMSNGMYCTQCEAEGFRKITYYPDRPDVMAVFTVRIEGDLPVLLSNGNPVAQDEGWAEWHDPWPKPAYLFALIAGDLVALSDTFTTRSGRKVDLNIWVRPGGDEAKRAFGMDALKKSMAWDEEIYGREYDLDLFNIVAVDDFNMGAMENKGLNIFNASAVLASPETATDADFERIEAIIAHEYFHNWTGNRITCRDWFQLCLKEGLTVFRDQQFTGDMRSHAVTRIDDAMVLRAHQFREDNGPLAHPVRPDSFVEINNFYTATVYEKGAEVIGMLKLLVGDADYAKALDLYFDRHDGDAATIEDWLRVFEDVTGRDLSQFARWYSQAGTPRLTVHESYADGTYQLHLRQETPPTPGQETKEPLVLPIAVGLLNENGAEVVPTTVLEMTQAEQTFSFGGLSSKPTASILRNFSAPVIVKHDKTNAERAFLLAHDTDPFNRWDAGRTLAQDLLMRMVCDNATPDTGFLDGLAAVLRDDTLDPAFRALVLRLPSEEDTAQALFDAGHTPDPAVINDVHETLKLHIAQHLQDTLPRIYADMSVDGPYTPDAEPAGKRALGNAVLALQSKLDGGKAAAQQFASADNMTQQLGALRALLQIAKGAHELAAFEAQWGHDRLVMDKWFALQVSLAPADQAAATAEKLTAHPDFDIKNPNRFRAVFGGLRGNTAGFHHRSGAGYDLLADWLIKLDPLNPQTTARMTTAFDTWKHYDTERQTKIREALERIAGTSGLSGDTHEMVTRLLG, from the coding sequence ATGAAAAACCCGGCCCCACAGACGATCTATCTGTCCGACTACACCCCGCCGGCCTATCTGGTCGACAGTGTCCATTTGACGTTCAAACTGGGGGCGACCGACACCCGTGTCATCTCGCGCATCGCATTCCGGCCAAACCCGGATGCCACCAGCAAGGAATTCTTTCTGCATGGGCAGGACCTGCGCTTTGTCAGTGCCATGATCGACGGGGCACCCATCACACCTGATCTGAGCGCAGAGGGCCTGCGCTATGATGCACCCGACGCGCCATTCGTGTTTGAGGCCGAGGTCGAGATCAGCCCAAGTACCAACACATCACTTGAAGGGCTTTATATGTCGAATGGCATGTATTGCACCCAATGCGAGGCAGAGGGTTTTCGCAAGATTACCTATTATCCCGACCGCCCCGATGTGATGGCTGTATTCACTGTCCGGATCGAGGGCGATCTGCCGGTACTGCTCTCAAACGGGAACCCTGTTGCACAGGATGAGGGTTGGGCCGAATGGCATGATCCTTGGCCCAAGCCTGCGTATCTTTTTGCGCTTATTGCCGGTGATCTTGTGGCGTTGTCCGATACATTCACCACCCGTTCAGGGCGCAAGGTCGATCTGAATATCTGGGTCCGCCCTGGTGGTGATGAGGCCAAGCGCGCCTTTGGCATGGACGCGCTGAAAAAATCCATGGCGTGGGATGAAGAGATCTATGGCCGCGAATACGACCTTGATTTGTTCAACATCGTCGCCGTCGATGATTTCAACATGGGTGCGATGGAGAACAAGGGTCTGAACATCTTCAACGCCTCTGCCGTGCTTGCCTCGCCCGAAACCGCCACCGACGCGGATTTCGAGCGGATCGAGGCGATCATCGCCCATGAGTATTTCCACAATTGGACAGGCAACCGGATCACCTGCCGTGACTGGTTCCAGCTTTGCCTGAAAGAGGGTCTGACGGTGTTCCGCGACCAGCAGTTCACCGGCGATATGCGCAGTCACGCGGTCACGCGGATTGACGATGCCATGGTCCTGCGCGCGCATCAGTTCCGCGAAGACAACGGCCCCTTGGCGCATCCGGTCCGTCCGGACAGTTTTGTCGAGATCAACAATTTTTACACCGCCACCGTCTACGAGAAAGGCGCGGAAGTCATCGGCATGCTGAAGCTTCTGGTGGGTGACGCAGACTATGCCAAAGCGCTTGATCTTTATTTCGACCGCCACGATGGCGATGCCGCCACCATCGAAGACTGGCTGCGGGTATTCGAAGACGTCACCGGACGCGACCTATCCCAGTTCGCACGGTGGTACAGTCAGGCCGGCACACCGCGCCTGACCGTGCATGAAAGCTACGCGGATGGCACGTATCAGCTGCATCTGCGTCAGGAAACGCCGCCAACGCCCGGTCAAGAAACGAAAGAACCGCTCGTGCTGCCGATCGCTGTGGGGCTGCTCAATGAAAACGGTGCCGAGGTGGTGCCGACCACTGTTCTGGAAATGACGCAAGCGGAACAGACCTTCAGCTTCGGGGGGCTGTCCAGCAAACCGACGGCGTCCATTCTGCGGAATTTCTCGGCCCCTGTGATTGTTAAACATGACAAGACAAACGCCGAACGCGCCTTCCTGCTGGCCCACGACACCGATCCGTTCAACCGCTGGGACGCGGGCCGCACATTGGCGCAAGACCTGCTCATGCGTATGGTCTGCGATAACGCCACACCTGACACGGGTTTCCTTGACGGCCTTGCGGCTGTGCTGCGCGATGACACACTGGATCCTGCGTTCCGCGCACTGGTCCTGCGCCTGCCCAGCGAAGAGGACACCGCTCAGGCACTGTTTGACGCAGGCCACACCCCCGACCCCGCAGTGATCAACGATGTACATGAAACGCTGAAGCTGCACATCGCCCAACATCTGCAAGACACCCTGCCCCGCATTTACGCCGATATGTCCGTGGATGGCCCATATACGCCTGATGCGGAACCCGCAGGCAAACGCGCTTTGGGTAATGCGGTATTGGCGCTGCAAAGCAAACTTGATGGCGGCAAAGCTGCGGCGCAACAATTCGCCAGTGCCGACAATATGACACAGCAACTGGGCGCGTTGCGCGCATTGCTGCAAATTGCGAAGGGCGCGCATGAATTGGCCGCGTTTGAGGCGCAGTGGGGTCACGACAGGCTTGTCATGGACAAATGGTTTGCGCTGCAGGTCAGCCTTGCCCCTGCGGACCAAGCGGCGGCGACGGCAGAGAAACTGACGGCGCATCCTGATTTTGATATCAAGAACCCTAACCGCTTTCGTGCGGTCTTTGGCGGGTTGCGCGGGAATACCGCGGGGTTTCATCACCGCTCTGGCGCGGGGTATGATCTGCTGGCCGATTGGCTGATCAAGCTTGATCCGCTGAACCCGCAAACAACAGCACGGATGACCACAGCCTTTGATACATGGAAACACTATGATACAGAGAGGCAGACGAAAATCCGCGAGGCATTGGAACGCATTGCCGGAACATCGGGGCTGTCCGGCGACACTCACGAGATGGTGACACGGCTGTTAGGCTGA
- a CDS encoding DUF2256 domain-containing protein: protein MPKMRRKADLPQKTCATCGRPFAWRKKWAKVWDEVRYCSDRCKSGRSVSDR, encoded by the coding sequence ATGCCCAAGATGCGCCGCAAAGCTGACCTGCCCCAAAAAACCTGTGCCACCTGTGGCCGGCCTTTTGCATGGCGCAAGAAATGGGCCAAGGTGTGGGACGAGGTCCGCTATTGCTCGGATCGCTGCAAATCGGGGCGTTCGGTATCCGACCGCTAA